The following coding sequences are from one Eucalyptus grandis isolate ANBG69807.140 chromosome 11, ASM1654582v1, whole genome shotgun sequence window:
- the LOC104424245 gene encoding uncharacterized protein LOC104424245 yields the protein MANCTPLPATPGCEEPSPIRHVLCVTRDEDVKRFEETEDCFILGFDPFERISRFSLSMTEAGATDDRGDGSKDVVVIAEKGQVACRDFPHSRHLCQKFPFATTPHERHCELCYCYICDSAAPCKRWFKRNHYDATEHDNRWKSRGGED from the exons ATGGCGAACTGTACACCGTTGCCGGCGACTCCTGGCTGTGAAGAGCCGAGCCCCATCAGGCACGTCCTCTGCGTGACGCGGGACGAGGACGTTAAGCGGTTCGAAGAGACCGAGGACTGCTTCATCCTGGGTTTCGACCCGTTCGAGCGTATCTCCAGGTTCTCCCTGTCGATGACGGAGGCTGGCGCGACCGACGATCGCGGCGATGGGTCCAAGGACGTCGTCGTCATTGCTGAGAAAGGACAG GTGGCTTGTAGAGACTTCCCGCACTCGAGGCATCTTTGTCAGAAATTTCCCTTTGCAACTACGCCTCATGAAAGACACTGCGAGCTG TGTTACTGCTATATATGCGATTCAGCTGCTCCATGTAAGAGGTGGTTCAAGAGAAACCATTATGATGCCACTGAGCACGACAATAGGTGGAAGtcaagaggaggagaagattga